GCCTCAACCGCAGCCGTGATGCCTTTGGATTTATACGTTTCACTTGCCTGATACTGACCATTGACGGTGTTATCAAACCAGTTATAGAGCATCCAGGTGTCCACATAGCTTCCGGATTGATCAGGTTCGTTGGCATACCAGGTACCATACAGACCCACACTGTAACCGTCGACCGAACCACGGGAATGATGGTTATTTAACGCTGATGTGGTGCGGCTACGGCTGTTGGCATAACCCGCCATTAGCCCAAGATGCCAGCGGTCCAGACCATCTGAACTCCACTGCGCCAGATCGCCGCCAAGTTGCAGCACATAACTATTGCTCTGGGTTTTTAACTGTTCGCTATCGTCGTTAAAGCGCGTATGACTTCCCACGTTGCGTATCCACATGCTGGTAGTTTTACTCTCACCAGTTAGCGCATCGGTATACTGCGTTTCGCCAAGACGATCGTGAAGCCGCGAAATGAACAGGGTATTGGCAGCCAGGTTATTAGCCAGATAACTGCCAAATTCCGGGCGAATCTGTGAAGGACCACCAGGGTGAACCGGTGCCTGCGGGATTTCTGGCGAAGCTGGCACGCCCGGGTCAACGGGGTCACTCAGCCCCCCAGTGCTGCTTAAATACCAGTTGCTGCCGCGCCGGATCACATTGTAATCATACGCACCGGCAACAATGCGACTCTCTTTCTCGAAAGTCCCACTGGAGTTTCCTGCAACATTGACAATTTCAATCCCTTCGACCGTCTGCGCGCCCATGCCACCAATATTATTGATTGCCACCAACGTGTGGCCGGAGGTATTTCCCTCTACGATGAGTTTGTCCGTTGCGGAGTTATCCCCTCCGAGTACAGTGTTCATCATCAGGGTGCCACCGCCGGTATAATCGCCTTCCACAGTCAAAGACTTAAACGCGCCAGTATTGCCCGGCGCCAGCATATTCACTCGCCCGCCCGACAGCGACAGGTTAGTGACATGCGAATTGCCAGTCATGTTCCATACCGCGCCGTTAGTGATATTCATGTCTACGACACCCTGGCTGGTCGACGTTGTTGTTGCGGTATAACTGGCCGCGGTTAACCAGGAGTTGGCATTATTGAGGGTCATATTCAGCGTACCGCCGTTTGTCGCCCCAATATCGCCGTCAATCTGAACGGTTCCGGTTTCTGATGTGTTCACATCAATCAGGCTTCCATCGCCTGATGAGAACAGCGACCAGGTTATCGCAGGATTATCATTGATAAATAACCCTTTCTGAATGTCCGCTTTGCCTCCGGCAAGAACTTCAATCCCGGAAATATACTCCGCCTGAGAACCTGAAGTGGAAACCGTCAGGTCATCCTGAAATTCAGCATAAGTCGTTTCTTCGGGACTGCCATAAAGATAGACACCCCGAGTTGTATCCACGCCGTTTAATACGGAAATAGACGTTCTCCCTTTGAAGAGGGCCTGACTTTCCCACAGGTAGAGTCCCGTGTTGTAATATCCCCCGTTGCTCTGGAGTTTGAAATCCGCATTGGCGATTAATGATGAGGTATCCATCAGCGCGACGCCTCTAAGCCAGTGCCCATCTAACCATCCAAGATATTCGTGTTCATATTCACCACGCGTACCGAGTGGCGTCAGGTTTTCACCAATCAGGGTCGTGTCGCTGTTAAAGACAAAATCTGTCGAGTTAGCAGAAAGAATGTCCCCCCCAACATTGTCACCAAAAAGATTGTCTATATCTCCATGGACAATGGCTTCAATGAGCGTAGTGCCGGTGAAGGTGAAACGCGAGCGGGTGAGGTAATCGCTACTCACTCTGGATAAAATACCCTGGCTGCTTTTCAGATGGATGAAATTTGCTTCCAGATTCGCGCTGTTGACGACATTATTGGCCATCGGGTAATTAGCCGATCCTGCATCTCTCCCGACCATGATTGCAGATTCATTTGTATCAATCAGAATGTTATCCGCCCTGACGTTCACTGAACTGCCCCCGGCTATTAATATCCCGATGCGTCTGTCAATCGAGTAACTCCCCGGATCGCCATCAACATTGATGTAAAACAGCCCTCCGTCAAAATTCAACTCTCCCCCATAAAGACCAATACCATGGCGGTGCGTAGAAACCTCATCGGCCAGAGGCACGAGCACAGAGAGATTGATTTTATTTTCACCATCGCTCTCAAAATTTAGTACCCCTCCAGGCCCGGCGAAGAGGCCATAGATATCGGAATAGCTGTCTTTAACAACATTGCTGACAACAACATTGCCTCCGGTAAAGGTCATCGTTCCGCTAAGTGTTCCTCTTTTCCAGGCATAAACCGCAGAACTGTTATCAACGGGATTATTATTAAACCCTATAATGCTCAATGTCTTGCCCTGAGCAATGTCAATATTCATCCTGCCATTAGTCGTATTAAGTATTGAACGCTGGTAATAAAACATTCCGGTATATCCGCTAGCATCCAGCAACACATCACCCGCCGTTACGGTATGATCACCCGAAGCAATCTGGTTTATGCCGGTGGTGTAATTCCGGCTGACTAATTCTTCCGTGTAGACAGGAAAAGCAACTATAACGGTACAACCTGAAGCTGCTAATAATATCTTTTTCAATATCCCTTGAATCATTTGTCTGTCCTCCTGATAAGCATTTTCATTGCCAGTGTCGCTGCGATAACGTTTTTCCCCAGAAAGAAAATTTCCCGGCTAATGATTTTAAATAAAACAATAACACTATCTCCTCACTACGATATATTTCATCAATACCAGGTTCTTAATAACAGCGTATAACCTTGCTAATTAAGATAATTAGCATCCAATTCCCATTATTCCGATTTATTAAAAACCAATACTCCTGATAAGAATTCTCTTTGTTTTTAAAAGAAATATTACTTTTCAGGCGTCATATAAAAGCCGGTAGAATATAAAATTAGATGCACAGAAAACCACCAAAACTGTACGTTTCAGAATAATGGCCTTCATGTTAAATGATAAAATACTCTCGTAACATCAGATGATTTCATCTACTGAAAGATGAAGAATAGAAATCACCCGTATTAAATATAGCCAGAAAAATGCCAAATGTATAGAGCTATTTATTTGTGAAAATATCATTCTATTTTTATCATTGACTTGTTAAATAGGGACTGGATTATTCCTGGTTTTTTACAGACCCAATATATCTCTGTTGCGTATTATATTGACGCGCTTTGTTTGAAGTCCCCTCTACAACGCCTCAAGCGGCTGCGAATGAATAAAGGAAGCAATTCGGCGTATTGCGCGATTTGCTTCCGGTATCTTGTCTGCGGATGACTGGAATACGTGCCACATACCTTTCCACACTTCAATTTGAACGTTAACACCCGCCTCTGTCGCCTGTTTCGCAAGGCGGATCGCGTCATCGAGAAGTAATTCATCGCTTCCTGTCTGTACCAGGAGAGGGGGAAGTCCGGTCAGATCGCCAAAAAGAGGAGAAACCAGCGGATTTGAGGTTTCGGCATCAGAACAATAGTATGCGACGGTTTGCCGCAAATCCTCAATAACGATCAGCGGGTCCTTATCTGCACAGGAAGAGATGCTGTCGCCCGATAAGGTGTAATCAAGCATCGGAGATAATAAGAAACCGGAATGCGGCAACGGAAAATTTTCACTTTTGAGTAGCAGGAGCAGAGATAAAACCAGCCCTCCACCGCTTGAGTCACCGCCAAGAATGATCTCATCAGGCCGATACCCCTGCGCTAATAGCCACTGCCACGCATATTTGGCATCCATCAAACCGGCGGGAAAGGGATTTTCAGGAGCTAATGAATAGTTGAGCGTGAGGGCATTCACGTTTGCATAATGGACAATATGTCCAACCAGTTTCCGGTGTGTGATGCTTGATCCCTGACTGTTACCTCCGCCATGAAGGTACAGAATAACTTTCCGCTTTTCGGCCTGCGAATGTCGCACCCACTCCGCTGAAATACCCTCTTCATCAATTTCTTCTGTGCTGACATTTTCGGGTAACGGAACATTCTTTGCCCCTTCTTCCCATACTCTTCTTTGCTCATGAAGAGGCGTGTTAAGCACGAAATCTACATTGCTTGCGTAATTCCTGAAAAGTGCGTCTCTTTTGCGCTTAGCTTCAATGCTTAACATGATGTCGCCTCACTGCGAATCGCCAGACTGGAGATCAGTATACAGAAAACGCGTTCGGTTTCAGCACAATACACCATAAACTCTCGTCCATGAAATGACGCCCACAGACGGTTACCAGACAATCTGGAGGCAAATTTCAGACACAAAAAAACCACCCGTAGGTGGTTTCACGACACTGCTTATTGCTTTGATTATTCTGCTTTTCCCATGGTACCCGGAGCGGGACTTGAACCCGCACAGCGCGAACGCCGAGGGATTTTAAATCCCTTGTGTCTACCGATTCCACCATCCGGGCTCGGGAAGAAAGTGGAGGCGCGTTCCGGAGTCGAACCGGACTAGACGGATTTGCAATCCGCTACATAACCGCTTTGCTAACGCGCCTTAAATCTTTGTCTTGCGACTGACACCCGCAACTGCCGATGTCTTAATCTGGAGCGGGAAACGAGACTCGAACTCGCGACCCCGACCTTGGCAAGGTCGTGCTCTACCAACTGAGCTATTCCCGCATCATCAAGCAAATCGTTAATCACTTGATTTTACTATCGTCTGGCAATCTGTGCTGCCGTTCGATGCGTTGCATTCTACTTACCTGACGCAATGAGTCAACGATATTTTTCGCCACTTAGGATCGTTTGCTGAAATTTACGGCGAAACGATCACTGATCAAGCAAATCCCCACGCGCGGCGTTCAAATACTGGAACATTGACCACAGCGTCAGGACCGCAGCGACGAAGAACAGTGCAATCCCCGCGTACTCCACCCAGATATTCGGACGCCACAGCAGCCAGGCCAGCGCTGCCATTTGCGAGGTGGTTTTGACTTTGCCGATCCAGGAGACCGCCACGCTGCTGCGCTTACCCAGTTCCGCCATCCATTCACGCAGCGCGGAAATGATGATTTCACGTGCAATCATCGTGGCCGCGGGCAGCGTCACCCACCAACTGTGATAGTGCTCGGTCACCAGTACCATCGCAATTGCCACCAGCACTTTATCCGCAACCGGGTCGAGAAACGCACCAAAACGCGTACTCTGGTTCCAGCGACGCGCCAGAAAACCGTCAAACCAGTCGGTCACCGCAGCGATACAGAAGATCAGCGCAGCAACGAACGGCGCCCAGGTGAATGGCAGATAAAACACCACGACAAAGAATGGGATAAGTATGACGCGAAACAGCGTAAGCAACGTTGGAATATTAAATTGCATAGTGACGGGTAACTATCTGTTGTCAGAGAATTTACCCCTATGTTGCTACAGCGGACTCAATGTTTCAACGACCAGAAGATCTTTTCTGCCAGTCCTTGCGAAATACCCGGCACTTTTGCAATTTCTTCAACGCTGGCGTTACGTAATCCTTGCAAACCACCCATATATTTCAACAACATTTGGCGACGTTTCGGTCCAACGCCTTCGATGGTCTCCAGCGTACTGGTGTTTTTCACTTTCGCCCGTTTTTTACGGTGGCCGCCAATGGCATGATCGTGGGACTCATCGCGGATATGCTGAATCACATGCAATGCCGGCGAATCCGGCGGCAAGCTAAATCCCTCACCTTCCGGTTCAAAGAACAGCGTTTCCAGACCGGCTTTACGGTCAGCGCCTTTTGCAACACCTAACAGTAGAGGGTGGTTTTTATCCCAGGGGACATCCAGCTCGGCGAAAACGGCCTTCGCCTGCCCCAGTTGCCCTTTTCCGCCGTCGATCAGGATCACATCCGGAATCTTACTTTCTTCGATGGCTTTACCATAACGGCGACGCAGTACCTGATTCATTGCCGCATAGTCATCGCCCGGCGTGATACCGGTGATATTGTAGCGACGGTATTCCGCACGCAGCGGCCCGTTCGCATCAAAGACCACGCACGATGCCACCGTCTGTTCGCCCATCGTGTGGCTGATGTCAAAACATTCCATCCGTTTTACAGCTGGCAGCTTCAGCACGGTTGCCAGCGCCGTCAACCGTTGGGTAATGGTCGACTGCTGAGAGAGTTTCGTGGTCAGCGCCGTGGCGGCATTGGTCCGCGCCAGTTTCAAATAACGTGCGCGATCGCCGCGGGGTTTGGTCTGCACATTAATACGACGCCCTGCCAGTTCAGAAAGCGAATCGGCCAGCAGCGTTTTGTCGTGCAGATTGAAATCCAGCAGGATCTCGCCAGGCAACGTGCGCATCTGGCTGCCCTGGAGGTAGAATTGCCCGACGAAGGTTTCTACCACTTCGCCCAGTTCAGTCCCTCCCGGCACTTTCGGGAAATAACTGCGGCTGCCCAGCACTTTCCCCTGGCGGATAAAGAGCACATGGACACAGGCCATCCCGGCATCAAACGCAACGCCGATCACGTCCAGATCGTCCCCCGCGTTGGAAACGAACTGTTTCTCCGTCACCCGGCGCACGGCCTGGATCTGATCGCGTATACGCGCAGCCTCTTCGAACGCCAGATTTTGACTGGCTTTCTCCATCCGCGCGATCAGTTGAGTTAAGACCTGGTCATCTTTACCGGATAAAAACAACCGAACATAGTCAACCTGCTGCGCATACTCTTCTTCACTCACCAGGCCTTCGACGCAGGGCCCCAGGCAACGGCCGATCTGGTATTGCAGACAAGGGCGCGAGCGATTGCGATAAACGCTGTTTTCACACTGACGGATCGGGAAAATTTTCTGTAAGAGCGCCAGCGTTTCACGGACGGCATAGCCGTTGGGAAACGGGCCAAAGTATTCGCCGCGGGTATGTTTCGCGCCACGGTGCATAGCCAGCCGGGGATGCGTATCCGCGCTGAGAAAAATAAAGGGATAGGATTTGTCATCACGTAACAGCACGTTGTAACGCGGCTGATACAGCTTGATATAGTTGTGCTCGAGCAGCAACGCTTCCGTTTCGGTGTGCGTTACCGTCACATCGATTTGCTGAATGAGCGCAACCAGCGCTTCGGTCTTACGCGAAGCCAGGTTGCTGCGGAAATAGCTGGAAAGCCGTTTTTTCAGGTCTTTCGCTTTACCCACATAAATAACCGTACCACCGGCATCATACATACGATAAACGCCGGGTTGACTGGTTACGGTTTTTAGGAACGCTTTCGCGTCAAACTGATCGCTCACTGGCTTGTTAACGTCTCCGCATTACACAGGCCATGGCGAATTGCCAGGTGAGTCAGCTCTACATCACCATGAATGTTTAGTTTACTGAACATACGGTAGCGATAGCTGTTCACCGTTTTAGGGCTGAGATTCAACTGCTCGGAAATCTCATTCACCTTCTGACCTTTAGTGATCATCAGCATAATCTGCAATTCGCGCTCAGACAAACTGGCAAACGGGGTTTCCGTTTTTTCGGGTTCAATCTGGCTTAATGCCATTTGCTGGGCGATGTCAGAAGCAATGTAGCGCTGCCCGGAATAAACCGAGCGGATGGCACTTACCACTTCCTGAGGCGCAGCGCCCTTACTCAGGTAACCTGCGGCTCCGGCCTGCATCACTTTTGCCGGCAACGGATTTTCCGTGTGAACGGTCAACATAATCACTTTAATATCGGCAGTTGAACGCGCAATTTTGCGCGTGGCTTCAAGGCCACCAATACCGGGCATGTTCATGTCCATCAACACGACGTCGACGGTGTTGGCGCGACACCATTTAACGGCATCCTCACCGCAACCTGCTTCACCGACAACTTTTATACCCTTTATATCTTCAAGAATGCGTCGTATCCCTGCGCGCACCAGTTCGTGGTCATCAACAAGAAGAACGTTGATCAAAGGAATATCTCCAGAATAGGGATAACGCTACTGATAGTGGATCGCCACTATATTAGCGGGTTTTATCTCAACTTTAAAACGTAAAAAACGTCCGGTAACCGATTTTGCTCTCGTTTTCGGAAATTAGTCTGTACGCTTTGTGGAAACTTAGGCTAAGAACAGCCAGTTACACGCACTATTTTCGGGAACGAGGTTTCACAATAGTGACAAAAACTCGCTTTCTCTCGCCTAAATGCTAAATAGACAGGTAAGTTTGTAACAATAATTAACGAGTAAAATACTCGGAATAAACAATAAATGAGGAAAATATAGACTTCTTATGTTGTTGTTTAATTTAACTCCGCTGGCGTGATTTCCGATCGAAAAACAACCACTGCTATTTTTCCCTCAGCTTATGGTATACTCCGCGGCCTTAACATTTATCATCGCAAATTTTTACTGAAACATTACGAGGAAAATAAATGAGTACGCCTGATTTTTCCACTGCCGAGAATAATCAAGAACTGGCTAATGAAGTCACCTGCCTGAAGGCGCTGTTAACGCTGATGCTGCAAGCCATGGGCCAGGCGGATGCGGGCCGCGTGATTCTTAAAATGGAAAAACAGATCGCGCTGGTCGAAGACGACGCGCAGGCTGCAGTATTTTCCAGCACTGTTAAGCAAATTAAACAAGCTTACCGTCAGTAAAGAAAAACCGGCTGAGAGCAGTGCTTTCAGCCGGTTTATCGTCTGCCACGCAGAACGTTTATTGTTTCAGATAAGCCCGGTCGCCGCGGCATAGCACGCAATCTGCGTCTTATTCGGCGCGTTAAACTTCTTCTGCATATTCTTCTGGTGAAAGTTAACGGTATTTTCTGATATCGACAGAATCATCGCAATTTCAGCCGAAGTCTTCCCTTCCGCCGTCCATTTCAGAATCTCTTTTTCTCGTTTGCTAAAGCGCATTTCCGGCGCCATCACCATTTCATCTTCGAGTCGGGAAAGTGCCGTTAAGCTTTCGCGCACCAGCAACTGCAGTTTCAATTCGACTTCATCGCCCGCAAACGGCGTATTACGCAGGCTTGACCGTGAGACCGAGAGAAAGCCTAATGCGCGATTTGGCAGCATGAGACATTGCGTGACGCCTTTGCGTAATCCGTGTGAACGGGCAGCATCCCACATTGTCTGCGCGTCACTGAATAATGCGTCATTCCAGGGCAGATGTCCCTGAATGAAGTTTTCCGGCTTCAGCACTGGATCAATCGCGAAATAGTTTTCCGCCTGATATTGCGAAACCCACGCATCGGGATAAGTGGTATGAAGGGAAATTTTAGGACGCGTGAACGGAACCGGATGCCTGACACACAGCGCGTAATAATCAAATTCCAGCAATAGTGTCTGCTGTTGTAATTCGCTGTAGACGTCTTCTGCGCAAGTCATTTCGTGAAAGCGTAACAGCATCGTCCGTCGCCAGGTAAAGAAATCTAAATCCTGCATACTCAGTATTCGCACCCTTGAGAGTGATAATCATTTTAAATGTGAGAAATAACCTATCACATAAACATACGGTAGATGTATAAAATATCGGTCAGGGAGCAGATTACTTGAGCGTTGTTTCAGTTCGCGTATTTTGTCCAGGGAAATACGTTCATCATCATGCGTCTGGTATTACTATTTATGCATCTCCACTCGGCCGAAATGGGATAATCCCGGACGAGTGGAGAAAACCAATCATTGCAGCAGAAACTTCTCAAGAAACTGACGGGTTCTCGGTTGCTGTGGATTGGCAAATAGCGCTTTGGCTGGCCCCTGTTCCACAATGCGCCCCTGATCCATAAATATCGCCCGGTCCGCAACATCGCGGGCAAAGCTCATTTCATGGGTCACAATCACCATGGTGCGTTTTTCCTGCGCCAGTTGACGGATAGTGCTCAACACCTCGCCCACCAGCTCAGGATCGAGCGCAGACGTCGGTTCATCAAACAGAATCACTTCCGGGCGCATGGCCAGCGCACGGGCAATCGCCACTCGCTGCTGCTGCCCGCCGGATAAGCGCCGCGGGTAGCTGGTCTCTTTCCCGGCCAACCCCACTTTCGCCAGCAGTTCCCGCGCCCGCGCCATCGCCTCTTCTTTGCCCTCGCCTTTCACGATAACCGGACCTTCAATGATATTCTCCAGTACCGTGCGATGGGGAAAGAGATTGAAGCTCTGGAACACGAAGCCCACATGCTGGCGCAACTGGCGAATCAGCGTTCGTTGCTGACCGAGCGATCGCGCCGTATCAATGGTGATATCACCCACGGTGATCGTACCCGCTTCCGGTTGTTCCAGCAGGTTAATACTGCGCAGAAGCGTCGTTTTTCCCGACCCGCTGGGACCGATGATCGCGACCACCTCTCCCGCCTGCACTTGCAGATCGATGCCGTGCAGCACCGTCTGCCCATGAAATTTCTTGACCAGGTTTTTTACGTCGATCGCACTCATTTCGGCTCTCTCTCCTGGCGGTTCAGTTGATTTTCAAAGTAGTTCTGCAATGAAGACAGCACGGTTGCCATGATCCAATAGATCAGCGATGCCGCCAGATACATGGTGAATACCTCCAGCGTGCGCGAGGTGATCAGTTGCGCCTGACGGAACAATTCTGGCACCTGGATGGTGGCCGCCAACGACGTGTCTTTCACCAGACTGATAAAACTGTTGCTCAGCGGCGGCAGCGCTACCCTGGCAGCCTGCGGTAAAATGGCGCGACGCATGGTCTGCCACGGCGTCATCCCGATACTGGCAGCCGCTTCCCACTGTCCTTTGTCAATCGATGAAATCGCCGCGCGCAGCGTTTCCGCGGCATAGGCCGCCGTATTGAGCGACAGGCCAATCATTGCGGACGGCACCGGATCCAGCTCAATACCAAACTGCGGCAGACCGTAGTAGATCATAAACAGTTGTGCGATAAGCGGCGTACCGCGAAAAATAGAGATATAGAAACGCGCCAGCCAGCGCAGTGGCAGCAGCGGCGACAGGCGCATCAGCGCGAGGATAAATCCCAGCAGCAGGCCGAAGAACATCCCGCCAATACTGAGTTGCAGCGTAAACACCGCCCCTTTGAGCAGATACGGCAGGGAATCAATAACCAGTTGGATACTTTCTTGCATGAGCTTATCCGAAATTACACGTGTGGATGGTAGGCAAACAGCGCAGGCGCCCCACCAGTATGGATAAAGAGAATCGGGCCTTCGTCTTTAAAGCGTTTCTGGCTGATTCCGTCAATCAGTCCGGCCATCGCTTTTCCGGTATAGACGGGGTCGAGAAGGATCCCTTCCAGACGCGCCAACAACTTCACGGCTTCCATCCCCTCTTCATTTGGCGTGCCATAGCCTGGGGCATAGTAGTCATCCCACAACAAAATCTCCGCCGCCACTGTCAGTTCCAGTTCTCTGGCAACAGCCTGTTGCAGCGCCACCACTTTCGGTTTTTGATCGGCTACGCTGCGTGAAACGGTTACGCCAATCAGATCCACATCCGGCATCAGTTGTTCCAGCCCAACCGCCAGCCCGGCGTGCGTTCCTGCACTGCCAGATGCTACCACCACCGAAGAGAGCTGCACCGCGCCTTCACACTGCTGAGCGATTTCCAGCGCGCTTTCAACATAGCCTAATGCCCCCAACGCGTTTGAACCACCGACCGGTATAATGTAGGGACGAAAGCCCTGCGCTCCGATTCGGGTGGCCAGTTCTTGCAATTGGGCATCCGGTGCATGTAGCGCATCGCACATCTCAACCTGTACGTTGAACAGATCCAGCAGCAGTCGGTTGCCATTGGTGAGATAGTTTTCCGCCGTGGTGCCAATGGGGTTTTCCAGCAGCGCCACGCAGTGCAGTCCCAGCTTCGCGGCGACCGCCGCCGTCTGACGCACGTGGTTAGACTGAATCGCGCCTGCCGTGATCAGCGTATCAGCGCCTTCACGCAGCGCATCTGCGGCCAGGAACTCAAGCTTGCGCAGCTTATTTCCGCCCATCGCCATCGGTGTGACGTCATCGCGTTTGATGAAGATATCCCGTCCCAGGTAGTCAGAAAAGCGCGGCAGGTATTCCAGCGGCGTCGGCGCACCGATAAATTCCAGGCGCGGAAAGCGTGTCAGGTTGTGCAGTGGCATAAAGCCTCCGATTATTCGTTGTTGTGATGTTCTTTTTATTATGCACGTTCAAACGCATGAAATAAAAAAGGCGCTGATTAAAGCGCCTTTTTTTTCATATCGTTCGGACTATTTGGTGATATCCGCGCCAAACCACTTCTCAGAAAGCGCCTTCAGCGAGCCGTCTTTCTGCATTTCAGCAATCGCTGCGTCCACCGCCTTCAGCAGATCTTCATTGCCTTTACGCAGCGCAACGCCTGACTCCTGACGGGAGAAGGCTTCACCGGTGACCGCCAGCGTATCTTTGGTCTTTTTAACCAGATCTAACGCCGCCAGACGATCCACCAGAATGGCGTCGATACGGCCTACGCGCAGATCCTGATATTTCGTCGGGTCATCATCATAAGTCCGGATATCAACGCCCTGGACGTTCTGACGTAACCACTCTTCATAGTTAGTACCCAGACCCACGCCCACTTTCTTATCTTTCAGATCGGCTGCGGTTTTAATCGCGCCTTCATTGCCTTTTTTCACCAGCGCCTGGATACCGGAGACGGTATAAGGGGTAGAGAAATCATATTTCTTCTTCCGCTCGTCGGAGATGGTGACCTGATTGATCACCACATCGATGCGTTTAGAATCCAGAGAGGCCAGCATCCCGTCCCATTTGGTCGGTTTCAGCGTGGCTTTCACGCCCAGATGCTTCGCGAGCGCTTCGGCAAATTCCACTTCAAAGCCGGTCAATTTACCGTCATCGCCCTGGAAACTGAACGGCGGATAGGTGCCTTCCAGCCCCACCAGCAGCGTGCCGCGATCTTTAACCTTCTTCAACAGACCTTCATCTGCAAACGTTTTTGCGCTCATTCCCGCGACAAGCGCCACAGCCATCACGCCCATCAGCGCCTGGCGCCCCAGAAGTGCTAATTTCATATTTACCCCGAATGTTGTTATGAATGCCCGTAGTGTAGAGCGTTTATGGGTAACGACATAAATCACTCTGCTACATCTTATTCATTTTTAATATATATCAGAAGTCATCCGGAGGGAGGAATTCTGTTGCTGCTCGGGGCGAGCATGCGCTTTATATTGTGCGTACTTACG
The sequence above is drawn from the Citrobacter amalonaticus genome and encodes:
- the sdiA gene encoding transcriptional regulator SdiA, whose product is MQDLDFFTWRRTMLLRFHEMTCAEDVYSELQQQTLLLEFDYYALCVRHPVPFTRPKISLHTTYPDAWVSQYQAENYFAIDPVLKPENFIQGHLPWNDALFSDAQTMWDAARSHGLRKGVTQCLMLPNRALGFLSVSRSSLRNTPFAGDEVELKLQLLVRESLTALSRLEDEMVMAPEMRFSKREKEILKWTAEGKTSAEIAMILSISENTVNFHQKNMQKKFNAPNKTQIACYAAATGLI
- the tcyN gene encoding L-cystine ABC transporter ATP-binding protein TcyN; protein product: MSAIDVKNLVKKFHGQTVLHGIDLQVQAGEVVAIIGPSGSGKTTLLRSINLLEQPEAGTITVGDITIDTARSLGQQRTLIRQLRQHVGFVFQSFNLFPHRTVLENIIEGPVIVKGEGKEEAMARARELLAKVGLAGKETSYPRRLSGGQQQRVAIARALAMRPEVILFDEPTSALDPELVGEVLSTIRQLAQEKRTMVIVTHEMSFARDVADRAIFMDQGRIVEQGPAKALFANPQQPRTRQFLEKFLLQ
- the tcyL gene encoding cystine ABC transporter permease, translating into MQESIQLVIDSLPYLLKGAVFTLQLSIGGMFFGLLLGFILALMRLSPLLPLRWLARFYISIFRGTPLIAQLFMIYYGLPQFGIELDPVPSAMIGLSLNTAAYAAETLRAAISSIDKGQWEAAASIGMTPWQTMRRAILPQAARVALPPLSNSFISLVKDTSLAATIQVPELFRQAQLITSRTLEVFTMYLAASLIYWIMATVLSSLQNYFENQLNRQEREPK
- the dcyD gene encoding D-cysteine desulfhydrase, whose protein sequence is MPLHNLTRFPRLEFIGAPTPLEYLPRFSDYLGRDIFIKRDDVTPMAMGGNKLRKLEFLAADALREGADTLITAGAIQSNHVRQTAAVAAKLGLHCVALLENPIGTTAENYLTNGNRLLLDLFNVQVEMCDALHAPDAQLQELATRIGAQGFRPYIIPVGGSNALGALGYVESALEIAQQCEGAVQLSSVVVASGSAGTHAGLAVGLEQLMPDVDLIGVTVSRSVADQKPKVVALQQAVARELELTVAAEILLWDDYYAPGYGTPNEEGMEAVKLLARLEGILLDPVYTGKAMAGLIDGISQKRFKDEGPILFIHTGGAPALFAYHPHV
- the tcyJ gene encoding cystine ABC transporter substrate-binding protein — its product is MKLALLGRQALMGVMAVALVAGMSAKTFADEGLLKKVKDRGTLLVGLEGTYPPFSFQGDDGKLTGFEVEFAEALAKHLGVKATLKPTKWDGMLASLDSKRIDVVINQVTISDERKKKYDFSTPYTVSGIQALVKKGNEGAIKTAADLKDKKVGVGLGTNYEEWLRQNVQGVDIRTYDDDPTKYQDLRVGRIDAILVDRLAALDLVKKTKDTLAVTGEAFSRQESGVALRKGNEDLLKAVDAAIAEMQKDGSLKALSEKWFGADITK